One window from the genome of Hippoglossus hippoglossus isolate fHipHip1 chromosome 10, fHipHip1.pri, whole genome shotgun sequence encodes:
- the bcorl1 gene encoding BCL-6 corepressor-like protein 1 isoform X1, with amino-acid sequence MQVDPTLMNVGDGGTVSREISAPNKASTSMVGNPPQTLPSEFRGDVTLSQQNKTTPTTDCKTAKACLDTSNYNHSPELSSPQQPNNAPVSGSEKRADKRAEAPKLKADAAAVFPTSQWSSGVKVGREDSLTPCHSNVTSSKKSHPQTQSVQSVSPGFQCSAMFKPAQPVAFLPSTNFASPLCKITLPPALGQIAALREATANQFQKEIQPQSSGVGGTSLMRTYPYQFSVGRSPAKDKKAGTSTSKLKSNHSSSKNTKSAGEHKSLASVVASPAIALPLQHPPLTSAAPTHYTLSPTAAICCGSALASITSQSRLLNHVEKGNSIDKTTMGSLKTALPSASEDHTACSIESRDVPLDLSAKSKRPKCINDPPVSLMEPHNTESNQRDFLNSKRTHSSTYSSAVQYPILPNTHRNGSHQKQINRPQNHQVPEPKPTWGKGSAQDPIKNIPGTYVGVASPILASTLRGKDGKGTFADEFQSFAKQEFISIIDQGEHLASGGKKPSCLMKGNQHAHSVKPVKNTSTAITKNCPSKAALTTTLSSSANAQKSAPGKTAVPYSTTVVNPAWQQPSHHPHQASSAQRKNTHGSTKTKGSTGTEGSRLQSAHHSPSSQEEEKWERTKSPLSNLTSIVKQQALETTALSAEGNTQASPVASRKADVLKPVAGSQDTQTKYPPYWSVEKWPGVPSPEDLTQTMKRHEKANATEPLENNTELRTSQGEHMGLQKKQGSSKPAGQSHLFGSNGSTNKNRMESKLAQVLEGETLKKESGAADSAPSEKLEGMVASILTGQCARGGDKFEKKTNGTKEESPAKAKAAAIKQKKTSPKKPVKEKSPTEPSKKAAGKKKQDAEITPTKVSSAKKQKKQPAPVLEQSLSARKLYPQSKGSIPKDKTSPSKVEQPTPKKTVTDSGSSPPSGETPVSLKSPTVSRKDTDVTEGSFPRLRRGRRRADEARLDLWGFATPSPPPPPMPAPPPTSPSPPVTPTQPVRRPRGRPRSNPLPERAHQGKVSAEGYTPAHKKRRRCRSTKYQTGDYITEKDKMEDGEHPEESNSLRRDSGTPADPQGDQCPSPTACSPEPPPRKSSFTRSGSVRYHESEVSPERSDKPAGKRKFKSKHLSDGDEPKIKIKTKRSSLGKRGASLALGDEGADVKRTESPPPPPTPTPKCLPASPSSKKGSSGRSSGSESPPKRVIPPEVRRLIVNKNAGETLLQRAARLGYQDVVQYCLEKDIREVNRRDNAGYTALHEASSRGWTQIVQILLKHGADVNCSAQDGTRPLHDAVASDNLPIVWLLLNHGADPTLATYSGHTPVKLAHSLGMKTFLTEYFTELEGRNEQDSSLPWDFYSSSLFETDQEPCWDFLLSEQNQELEENPPVKTEHDSDRDCLLFEFSSEPLLPCFHVQVSLAQGFCNWFLLTDVLKRLKMSARIFRARYPHLEVVSLPRAELWKQVSVSQVSSALASPYRGKNKDEEDKEEEEEEGLVELVRCVPEIQRLLGSSIHILQEDDEEEEEEEEEKTLTNTGKPHSR; translated from the exons ATGCAG GTGGATCCTACACTAATGAATGTAGGGGATGGAGGCACGGTGAGCAGAGAGATCAGTGCTCCAAATAAAGCGTCCACTAGTATGGTGGGAAATCCCCCCCAGACGCTACCCTCTGAGTTTAGAGGAGATGTTACCCTCAGTCAGCAAAACAAGACCACTCCAACAACAGACTGTAAGACAGCGAAAGCCTGCCTGGACACTAGCAATTACAACCACAGCCCAGAGCTTTCTTCACCTCAGCAGCCCAACAATGCGCCAGTGTCAGGCTCAGAGAAGAGAGCAGACAAAAGGGCAGAGGCCCCTAAACTCAAGGCTGACGCTGCAGCCGTTTTCCCCACTTCTCAGTGGTCAAGTGGCGTGAAAGTCGGCCGGGAGGACTCACTCACCCCCTGTCACAGCAATGTGACATCCAGTAAGAAATCACACCCGCAAACACAATCGGTGCAAAGTGTTTCCCCTGGGTTTCAGTGCTCCGCCATGTTTAAACCAGCCCAGCCTGTTGCCTTTCTTCCTTCCACTAATTTCGCCTCGCCACTTTGTAAAATCACTCTTCCACCAGCATTGGGTCAGATTGCAGCGCTGAGAGAAGCCACAGCCaatcagtttcagaaagaaattcAGCCTCAAAGTTCAGGTGTCGGAGGGACGTCGCTCATGCGGACCTATCCCTACCAGTTCTCTGTGGGACGGTCACCAGCTAAAGATAAAAAAGCAGGCACATCAACCTCAAAACTTAAATCTAACCATTCATCGAGTAAGAACACCAAATCTGCAGGAGAGCATAAATCCTTAGCCTCAGTGGTAGCCTCACCAGCTATTGCCCTACCGTTGCAGCACCCGCCATTAACCTCTGCAGCACCCACCCACTACACGCTATCTCCCACTGCTGCCATTTGCTGTGGCTCTGCACTTGCCAGCATCACCTCTCAAAGCAGACTGCTGAACCATGTGGAGAAAGGCAACAGCATAGACAAGACGACTATGGGCTCTCTTAAAACCGCACTTCCCTCCGCTTCAGAGGACCACACAGCTTGTTCCATTGAGTCAAGAGACGTGCCTCTTGATTTGTCCGCGAAATCAAAACGTCCAAAATGCATTAACGACCCTCCAGTTTCTCTGATGGAGCCTCATAACACTGAGTCAAATCAGCGAGATTTTCTGAACTCAAAGAGGACTCATTCCTCAACTTATAGTTCTGCCGTGCAATACCCTATCCTACCCAATACCCACAGAAACGGGTCCCatcaaaagcaaataaataggCCTCAGAATCACCAGGTCCCAGAGCCCAAACCAACCTGGGGTAAGGGATCTGCACAAGACCCCATAAAAAACATCCCTGGAACTTATGTGGGTGTGGCGAGCCCCATACTGGCTTCTACTCTGCGGGGCAAAGACGGAAAGGGGACCTTTGCGGATGAATTTCAGAGTTTTGCGAAGCAGGAGTTTATATCTATAATTGACCAAGGAGAACATCTGGCCTCAGGAGGAAAGAAGCCATCCTGTCTGATGAAGGGCAACCAGCATGCTCACAGCGTCAAGCCTGTTAAAAACACCAGCACAGCCATAACTAAGAACTGTCCATCTAAAGCAGCCCTAACGACTACCCTGTCGAGCTCTGCCAACGCCCAGAAGTCTGCACCGGGCAAAACAGCAGTGCCATACTCGACCACTGTTGTCAATCCAGCCTGGCAGCAGCCGTCTCATCATCCTCACCAAGCCTCCTCTGCTCAGAGAAAAAACACCCACGGATCCACAAAGACAAAGGGCAGCACAGGTACAGAGGGATCCAGGTTGCAGAGCGCTCATCACAGCCCGTCcagtcaggaggaggagaagtgggaGAGAACGAAGTCTCCGCTGTCGAACCTCACATCCATCGTGAAGCAACAAGCTCTGGAAACGACAGCACTGAGCGCTGAGGGTAATACTCAAGCTTCACCTGTTGCATCCAGAAAAGCTGATGTTCTGAAACCAGTCGCGGGGAGTCAagacacacagactaaataccCACCTTACTGGTCTGTGGAGAAATGGCCGGGTGTACCATCTCCAGAGGATTTAACTCAAACAATGAAAAGACACGAGAAGGCGAACGCCACCGAGCCTCTGGAGAATAATACAGAGTTACGCACCAGTCAAGGGGAACACATGGGACTACAAAAGAAGCAAGGCTCTTCAAAGCCCGCTGGGCAGTCTCATCTCTTCGGGAGCAATGGATCAACAAACAAGAACAGGATGGAGAGCAAACTAGCCCAGGTGTTAGAGGGGGAGACATTGAAGAAAGAAAGTGGGGCAGCAGACAGTGCTCCCAGTGAAAAATTGGAGGGCATGGTGGCGTCTATTCTAACGGGCCAGTGTGCCAGGGGAGGCGACaagtttgagaaaaaaacaaatggaaccAAAGAGGAGTCGCCAGCCAAAGCAAAAGCTGCTGCCATCAAGCAAAAGAAGACGAGTCCTAAGAAGCCAGTGAAGGAGAAGTCGCCCACAGAGCCGTCGAAGAAGGCGGCAGGAAAGAAGAAGCAAGACGCAGAAATTACTCCGACCAAAGTGTCCAGCGCAAAGAAG CAGAAGAAACAACCTGCACCTGTGTTGGAGCAGAGTCTGTCGGCGAGAAAACTTTACCCACAGAGTAAAGGGTCGATTCCAAAGGACAAGACCAGTCCCAGCAAGGTTGAGCAACCAACCCCGAAAAAAACAG TTACAGATAGTGGCAGCAGTCCTCCTAGTGGGGAGACTCCAGTCTCTCTCAAAAGCCCCACCGTTTCCAGGAAGGACACTGACGTTACAGAGGGCTCCTTCCCGagactgaggagaggaagacggCGAGCCGATGAGGCTCGACTCGACCTCTGGGGCTTTGCGACACCTTCGCCTCCACCCCCACCGATGCCTGCTCCACCTCCAACTTCCCCGTCACCTCCTGTGACTCCCACTCAACCCGTCCGCCGTCCGAGAGGGAGGCCCCGCTCGAACCCGCTGCCAGAACGAGCGCATCAGGGCAAGGTCAGTGCAGAGGGTTACACGCCTGCTCATAAGAAACGCCGGCGATGTCGGAGCACGAAGTATCAGACTGGAGATTACATCACTGAGAAAGACAAGATGGAAGATGGAGAGCACCCTGAGGAATCTAACTCCCTGAGGCGGGACAGTGGAACTCCAGCAG ATCCACAAGGGGATCAGTGTCCGAGTCCCACTGCCTGCAGCCCGGAGCCTCCTCCACGGAAATCCTCATTCACCCGCTCAGGATCGGTCCGCTACCACGAGAGCGAGGTGTCTCCGGAGCGCAGCGATAAACCTGCCGGGAAGAGAAAGTTCAAAAGCAAGCATTTAAGTGACGGCGATGAGCCGAAG ATTAAGATTAAGACCAAACGCAGCAGCTTGGGCAAGCGAGGCGCCTCACTCGCCCTGGGTGATGAAGGTGCTGATGTAAAAAGAACAGAaagcccccctccccctcccactcccactcccaAATGTTTGCCAGCATCTCCATCCAGTAAGAAAGGCTCATCAGGAAGAAGCAGTGGTTCAGAGTCTCCTCCCAAAAGAGTCATTCCTCCGGAGGTTCGTCGACTTATCGTCAATAAAAACGCTGGGGAGACTTTGCTGCAACGCGCTGCCCGCTTGGGCTATCAG GATGTGGTTCAGTACTGTCTGGAGAAGGACATCAGGGAGGTGAATCGCCGCGACAACGCTGGTTACACAGCTCTGCATGAGGCCTCCTCCAGAGGCTGGACTCAGATAGTCCAGATACTGCTGAAACATGGAGCAGACGTGAACTGCAGCGCCCAGGACGGAACACG GCCTCTTCATGATGCAGTAGCGAGTGACAACCTTCCAATAGTCTGGTTGCTTCTAAACCACGGTGCAGACCCGACTCTGGCCACCTACTCTGGACACACACCAGTCAAACTGGCACATAGTCTCGGCATGAAGACCTTCCTCACAG AATATTTCACAGAACTGGAAGGTCGAAATGAACAGGACTCCAGTTTACCCTGGGATTTCTACAGCAGCTCACTGTTTG AGACGGACCAGGAGCCGTGTTGGGACTTCCTGCTGTCGGAGCAGaaccaggagctggaggagaaccCGCCAGTGAAGACCGAGCACGACTCGGACAGAGACTGTCTCCTGTTCGAGTTCTCGTCTGAGCCGCTGCTTCCCTGCTTTCACGTTCAGGTGTCACTAGCACAGGG CTTTTGCAACTGGTTCCTCCTGACAGACGTCCTGAAGCGCCTGAAGATGTCTGCACGGATCTTCCGGGCGCGTTACCCTCACCTGGAGGTGGTGAGTTTGCCGCGAGCCGAGCTCTGGAAACAAGTGTCGGTCAGCCAGGTGAGCTCGGCTTTGGCTTCACCCTACAGAGGCAAGAACAAAGATGAGgaagacaaggaggaggaggaggaagaaggactAGTGGAACTGGTGCGCTGCGTCCCGGAAATCCAGAGACTACTGGGCTCGTCCATTCACATCCTGCAAGAAgatgacgaggaagaggaagaggaggaggaggaaaagacactgacaaacacagggAAGCCTCACAGCCGATAG
- the bcorl1 gene encoding BCL-6 corepressor-like protein 1 isoform X2 — protein sequence MQVDPTLMNVGDGGTVSREISAPNKASTSMVGNPPQTLPSEFRGDVTLSQQNKTTPTTDCKTAKACLDTSNYNHSPELSSPQQPNNAPVSGSEKRADKRAEAPKLKADAAAVFPTSQWSSGVKVGREDSLTPCHSNVTSSKKSHPQTQSVQSVSPGFQCSAMFKPAQPVAFLPSTNFASPLCKITLPPALGQIAALREATANQFQKEIQPQSSGVGGTSLMRTYPYQFSVGRSPAKDKKAGTSTSKLKSNHSSSKNTKSAGEHKSLASVVASPAIALPLQHPPLTSAAPTHYTLSPTAAICCGSALASITSQSRLLNHVEKGNSIDKTTMGSLKTALPSASEDHTACSIESRDVPLDLSAKSKRPKCINDPPVSLMEPHNTESNQRDFLNSKRTHSSTYSSAVQYPILPNTHRNGSHQKQINRPQNHQVPEPKPTWGKGSAQDPIKNIPGTYVGVASPILASTLRGKDGKGTFADEFQSFAKQEFISIIDQGEHLASGGKKPSCLMKGNQHAHSVKPVKNTSTAITKNCPSKAALTTTLSSSANAQKSAPGKTAVPYSTTVVNPAWQQPSHHPHQASSAQRKNTHGSTKTKGSTGTEGSRLQSAHHSPSSQEEEKWERTKSPLSNLTSIVKQQALETTALSAEGNTQASPVASRKADVLKPVAGSQDTQTKYPPYWSVEKWPGVPSPEDLTQTMKRHEKANATEPLENNTELRTSQGEHMGLQKKQGSSKPAGQSHLFGSNGSTNKNRMESKLAQVLEGETLKKESGAADSAPSEKLEGMVASILTGQCARGGDKFEKKTNGTKEESPAKAKAAAIKQKKTSPKKPVKEKSPTEPSKKAAGKKKQDAEITPTKVSSAKKKKQPAPVLEQSLSARKLYPQSKGSIPKDKTSPSKVEQPTPKKTVTDSGSSPPSGETPVSLKSPTVSRKDTDVTEGSFPRLRRGRRRADEARLDLWGFATPSPPPPPMPAPPPTSPSPPVTPTQPVRRPRGRPRSNPLPERAHQGKVSAEGYTPAHKKRRRCRSTKYQTGDYITEKDKMEDGEHPEESNSLRRDSGTPADPQGDQCPSPTACSPEPPPRKSSFTRSGSVRYHESEVSPERSDKPAGKRKFKSKHLSDGDEPKIKIKTKRSSLGKRGASLALGDEGADVKRTESPPPPPTPTPKCLPASPSSKKGSSGRSSGSESPPKRVIPPEVRRLIVNKNAGETLLQRAARLGYQDVVQYCLEKDIREVNRRDNAGYTALHEASSRGWTQIVQILLKHGADVNCSAQDGTRPLHDAVASDNLPIVWLLLNHGADPTLATYSGHTPVKLAHSLGMKTFLTEYFTELEGRNEQDSSLPWDFYSSSLFETDQEPCWDFLLSEQNQELEENPPVKTEHDSDRDCLLFEFSSEPLLPCFHVQVSLAQGFCNWFLLTDVLKRLKMSARIFRARYPHLEVVSLPRAELWKQVSVSQVSSALASPYRGKNKDEEDKEEEEEEGLVELVRCVPEIQRLLGSSIHILQEDDEEEEEEEEEKTLTNTGKPHSR from the exons ATGCAG GTGGATCCTACACTAATGAATGTAGGGGATGGAGGCACGGTGAGCAGAGAGATCAGTGCTCCAAATAAAGCGTCCACTAGTATGGTGGGAAATCCCCCCCAGACGCTACCCTCTGAGTTTAGAGGAGATGTTACCCTCAGTCAGCAAAACAAGACCACTCCAACAACAGACTGTAAGACAGCGAAAGCCTGCCTGGACACTAGCAATTACAACCACAGCCCAGAGCTTTCTTCACCTCAGCAGCCCAACAATGCGCCAGTGTCAGGCTCAGAGAAGAGAGCAGACAAAAGGGCAGAGGCCCCTAAACTCAAGGCTGACGCTGCAGCCGTTTTCCCCACTTCTCAGTGGTCAAGTGGCGTGAAAGTCGGCCGGGAGGACTCACTCACCCCCTGTCACAGCAATGTGACATCCAGTAAGAAATCACACCCGCAAACACAATCGGTGCAAAGTGTTTCCCCTGGGTTTCAGTGCTCCGCCATGTTTAAACCAGCCCAGCCTGTTGCCTTTCTTCCTTCCACTAATTTCGCCTCGCCACTTTGTAAAATCACTCTTCCACCAGCATTGGGTCAGATTGCAGCGCTGAGAGAAGCCACAGCCaatcagtttcagaaagaaattcAGCCTCAAAGTTCAGGTGTCGGAGGGACGTCGCTCATGCGGACCTATCCCTACCAGTTCTCTGTGGGACGGTCACCAGCTAAAGATAAAAAAGCAGGCACATCAACCTCAAAACTTAAATCTAACCATTCATCGAGTAAGAACACCAAATCTGCAGGAGAGCATAAATCCTTAGCCTCAGTGGTAGCCTCACCAGCTATTGCCCTACCGTTGCAGCACCCGCCATTAACCTCTGCAGCACCCACCCACTACACGCTATCTCCCACTGCTGCCATTTGCTGTGGCTCTGCACTTGCCAGCATCACCTCTCAAAGCAGACTGCTGAACCATGTGGAGAAAGGCAACAGCATAGACAAGACGACTATGGGCTCTCTTAAAACCGCACTTCCCTCCGCTTCAGAGGACCACACAGCTTGTTCCATTGAGTCAAGAGACGTGCCTCTTGATTTGTCCGCGAAATCAAAACGTCCAAAATGCATTAACGACCCTCCAGTTTCTCTGATGGAGCCTCATAACACTGAGTCAAATCAGCGAGATTTTCTGAACTCAAAGAGGACTCATTCCTCAACTTATAGTTCTGCCGTGCAATACCCTATCCTACCCAATACCCACAGAAACGGGTCCCatcaaaagcaaataaataggCCTCAGAATCACCAGGTCCCAGAGCCCAAACCAACCTGGGGTAAGGGATCTGCACAAGACCCCATAAAAAACATCCCTGGAACTTATGTGGGTGTGGCGAGCCCCATACTGGCTTCTACTCTGCGGGGCAAAGACGGAAAGGGGACCTTTGCGGATGAATTTCAGAGTTTTGCGAAGCAGGAGTTTATATCTATAATTGACCAAGGAGAACATCTGGCCTCAGGAGGAAAGAAGCCATCCTGTCTGATGAAGGGCAACCAGCATGCTCACAGCGTCAAGCCTGTTAAAAACACCAGCACAGCCATAACTAAGAACTGTCCATCTAAAGCAGCCCTAACGACTACCCTGTCGAGCTCTGCCAACGCCCAGAAGTCTGCACCGGGCAAAACAGCAGTGCCATACTCGACCACTGTTGTCAATCCAGCCTGGCAGCAGCCGTCTCATCATCCTCACCAAGCCTCCTCTGCTCAGAGAAAAAACACCCACGGATCCACAAAGACAAAGGGCAGCACAGGTACAGAGGGATCCAGGTTGCAGAGCGCTCATCACAGCCCGTCcagtcaggaggaggagaagtgggaGAGAACGAAGTCTCCGCTGTCGAACCTCACATCCATCGTGAAGCAACAAGCTCTGGAAACGACAGCACTGAGCGCTGAGGGTAATACTCAAGCTTCACCTGTTGCATCCAGAAAAGCTGATGTTCTGAAACCAGTCGCGGGGAGTCAagacacacagactaaataccCACCTTACTGGTCTGTGGAGAAATGGCCGGGTGTACCATCTCCAGAGGATTTAACTCAAACAATGAAAAGACACGAGAAGGCGAACGCCACCGAGCCTCTGGAGAATAATACAGAGTTACGCACCAGTCAAGGGGAACACATGGGACTACAAAAGAAGCAAGGCTCTTCAAAGCCCGCTGGGCAGTCTCATCTCTTCGGGAGCAATGGATCAACAAACAAGAACAGGATGGAGAGCAAACTAGCCCAGGTGTTAGAGGGGGAGACATTGAAGAAAGAAAGTGGGGCAGCAGACAGTGCTCCCAGTGAAAAATTGGAGGGCATGGTGGCGTCTATTCTAACGGGCCAGTGTGCCAGGGGAGGCGACaagtttgagaaaaaaacaaatggaaccAAAGAGGAGTCGCCAGCCAAAGCAAAAGCTGCTGCCATCAAGCAAAAGAAGACGAGTCCTAAGAAGCCAGTGAAGGAGAAGTCGCCCACAGAGCCGTCGAAGAAGGCGGCAGGAAAGAAGAAGCAAGACGCAGAAATTACTCCGACCAAAGTGTCCAGCGCAAAGAAG AAGAAACAACCTGCACCTGTGTTGGAGCAGAGTCTGTCGGCGAGAAAACTTTACCCACAGAGTAAAGGGTCGATTCCAAAGGACAAGACCAGTCCCAGCAAGGTTGAGCAACCAACCCCGAAAAAAACAG TTACAGATAGTGGCAGCAGTCCTCCTAGTGGGGAGACTCCAGTCTCTCTCAAAAGCCCCACCGTTTCCAGGAAGGACACTGACGTTACAGAGGGCTCCTTCCCGagactgaggagaggaagacggCGAGCCGATGAGGCTCGACTCGACCTCTGGGGCTTTGCGACACCTTCGCCTCCACCCCCACCGATGCCTGCTCCACCTCCAACTTCCCCGTCACCTCCTGTGACTCCCACTCAACCCGTCCGCCGTCCGAGAGGGAGGCCCCGCTCGAACCCGCTGCCAGAACGAGCGCATCAGGGCAAGGTCAGTGCAGAGGGTTACACGCCTGCTCATAAGAAACGCCGGCGATGTCGGAGCACGAAGTATCAGACTGGAGATTACATCACTGAGAAAGACAAGATGGAAGATGGAGAGCACCCTGAGGAATCTAACTCCCTGAGGCGGGACAGTGGAACTCCAGCAG ATCCACAAGGGGATCAGTGTCCGAGTCCCACTGCCTGCAGCCCGGAGCCTCCTCCACGGAAATCCTCATTCACCCGCTCAGGATCGGTCCGCTACCACGAGAGCGAGGTGTCTCCGGAGCGCAGCGATAAACCTGCCGGGAAGAGAAAGTTCAAAAGCAAGCATTTAAGTGACGGCGATGAGCCGAAG ATTAAGATTAAGACCAAACGCAGCAGCTTGGGCAAGCGAGGCGCCTCACTCGCCCTGGGTGATGAAGGTGCTGATGTAAAAAGAACAGAaagcccccctccccctcccactcccactcccaAATGTTTGCCAGCATCTCCATCCAGTAAGAAAGGCTCATCAGGAAGAAGCAGTGGTTCAGAGTCTCCTCCCAAAAGAGTCATTCCTCCGGAGGTTCGTCGACTTATCGTCAATAAAAACGCTGGGGAGACTTTGCTGCAACGCGCTGCCCGCTTGGGCTATCAG GATGTGGTTCAGTACTGTCTGGAGAAGGACATCAGGGAGGTGAATCGCCGCGACAACGCTGGTTACACAGCTCTGCATGAGGCCTCCTCCAGAGGCTGGACTCAGATAGTCCAGATACTGCTGAAACATGGAGCAGACGTGAACTGCAGCGCCCAGGACGGAACACG GCCTCTTCATGATGCAGTAGCGAGTGACAACCTTCCAATAGTCTGGTTGCTTCTAAACCACGGTGCAGACCCGACTCTGGCCACCTACTCTGGACACACACCAGTCAAACTGGCACATAGTCTCGGCATGAAGACCTTCCTCACAG AATATTTCACAGAACTGGAAGGTCGAAATGAACAGGACTCCAGTTTACCCTGGGATTTCTACAGCAGCTCACTGTTTG AGACGGACCAGGAGCCGTGTTGGGACTTCCTGCTGTCGGAGCAGaaccaggagctggaggagaaccCGCCAGTGAAGACCGAGCACGACTCGGACAGAGACTGTCTCCTGTTCGAGTTCTCGTCTGAGCCGCTGCTTCCCTGCTTTCACGTTCAGGTGTCACTAGCACAGGG CTTTTGCAACTGGTTCCTCCTGACAGACGTCCTGAAGCGCCTGAAGATGTCTGCACGGATCTTCCGGGCGCGTTACCCTCACCTGGAGGTGGTGAGTTTGCCGCGAGCCGAGCTCTGGAAACAAGTGTCGGTCAGCCAGGTGAGCTCGGCTTTGGCTTCACCCTACAGAGGCAAGAACAAAGATGAGgaagacaaggaggaggaggaggaagaaggactAGTGGAACTGGTGCGCTGCGTCCCGGAAATCCAGAGACTACTGGGCTCGTCCATTCACATCCTGCAAGAAgatgacgaggaagaggaagaggaggaggaggaaaagacactgacaaacacagggAAGCCTCACAGCCGATAG